In one window of Henckelia pumila isolate YLH828 chromosome 1, ASM3356847v2, whole genome shotgun sequence DNA:
- the LOC140874410 gene encoding uncharacterized protein, protein MVYVDGSSTSTGSGAGIVVESPQGDKFQYAIKFLFPATNNEAEYEAFIMGIKLALSVGAKKLTIHSDSQLIVSQVNGNYEEKEDKMLEYLTQVNEFLSRLDSYDIKQIPRGENESADRLAKLASSLANIDNRKITFLTYSKEENDGSDVTIFCADNENHSWKDEIIDYLMRGNLPANQVEARKLRVRAARFTIIDGELYKRGFSLPYLKCLTPAKGKYVLREIHEGICGNHLAGRALAGKALCQGYFWPMMKQDAIELVKRPFPPATGQRKFLIVDVDYFTKWVEAEPLAKISERDVINFLWKNIVCRFGIPQTLVSDNGTQFSGAKIKYWCKGLSIKQFFTSVGNPQANGHRGHQPDHSTAPQNTPGQCQRKMGG, encoded by the exons ATGGTTTATGTCGACGGGTCATCAACCTCTACAGGAAGCGGTGCAGGTATAGTTGTGGAGAGCCCACAAggagataaatttcaatatgccaTCAAATTTCTATTCCCTGCAACGAATAATGAGGCAGAATATGAAGCTTTCATCATGGGAATTAAATTGGCCTTGTCGGTCGGAGCAAAAAAACTGACGATACACAGTGACTCCCAACTTATCGTCAGTCAGGTTAATGGAAATTATGAAGAGAAGGAAGATAAAATGCTTGAATACCTCACTCAAGTGAATGAGTTTCTCTCGCGTTTAGACAGCTATGATATAAAGCAGATACCTAGAGGGGAAAATGAGTCAGCAGACCGTCTCGCCAAGTTAGCAAGCTCCTTGGCCAACATTGATAATAGGAAAATTACATTCCTAACATATAGCAAGGAAGAAAATGATGGAAGTGATGTTACAATCTTCTGTGCTGACAACGAAAATCATAGTTGGAAAGATGAAATAATCGACTATTTGATGCGGGGTAACCTACCTGCTAACCAAGTTGAAGCTCGAAAACTTAGAGTGCGAGCTGCTCGGTTCACGATCATTGACGGAGAACTGTACAAAAGAGGTTTCTCTTTACCTTACCTAAAGTGTCTAACGCCAGCTAAGGGAAAATATGTGCTccgtgaaattcatgaaggaataTGTGGAAATCACTTAGCTGGCAGAGCTCTTGCAGGGAAAGCATTATGCCAAGGATACTTCTGGCCAATGATGAAGCAAGACGCTATCGAGTTAGTGAAAC GTCCTTTTCCTCCTGCTACCGGACAAAGAAAATTTCTGATAGTTGATGtggattatttcaccaaatgggtCGAAGCTGAACCATTGGCCAAAATATCCGAAAGAGATGTAATCAATTTCTTATGGAAGAATATAGTATGCAGATTTGGCATTCCTCAAACCTTGGTTTCAGACAATGGAACTCAGTTTTCTGGAGCgaaaataaaatattggtgCAAAGGACTTTCCATCAAGCAGTTCTTCACTTCTGttgggaatcctcaagcaaatgGGCACCGAGGTCACCAACCGGACCATTCTACAGCACCTCAAAACACGCCTGGGCAATGCCAAAGGAAAATGGGTGGATGA
- the LOC140874409 gene encoding uncharacterized protein, whose amino-acid sequence MGISNTPRSSTGESPFNLAYGAEAVAPAKIGEQSWQVKQYTSSGNDQALRISLDLVDELRDEASTRAKRYRACITKAYNDRVKPRSFQLVDLVLRKSDILKSVGKLDPKWEGPYKVIEIVKMGTYRLQHSDGRILPRPWNVANLKKFYA is encoded by the coding sequence ATGGGCATATCGAACACTCCACGCTCTTCAACTGGAGAATCTCCTTTCAACCTGGCCTACGGAGCGGAAGCTGTGGCTCCTGCCAAAATTGGAGAGCAATCATGGCAAGTGAAACAGTACACTTCATCAGGGAATGACCAAGCCCTTCGAATTTCATTGGACTTGGTGGATGAACTGAGAGACGAAGCTTCGACACGAGCCAAGAGATATCGAGCTTGTATTACTAAAGCATACAATGACCGAGTCAAACCTAGATCTTTTCAATTAGTAGACCTGGTTTTGAGAAAATCTGACATCTTGAAGTCTGTGGGTAAATTGGACCCTAAATGGGAAGGCCCGTACAAAGTAATTGAGATTGTGAAGATGGGAACATATCGCCTCCAACATTCAGATGGAAGAATACTTCCCAGACCTTGGAACGTTGCCAACTTGAAGAAGTTTTATGCATAA